The Amycolatopsis sp. QT-25 genomic sequence AGGAGGTCGTTCTCACGCGCCGTTTCGTAGTACTTCTCGATGCGCTCGCCGAAGACGGGATCCGCCTGGGAGAAGAACTTCTTCGCGGTCGACAGCGCGGTGAGCGACGAGTTCATGTAGTCGCCGGTGCGGCCGAGGAAACCCCCTGCGTACTGCGCCCACACGGAGAAGGCGGCACGGCGCCGCTTGAGGTCCTCCTCGGTGCGCGGCACCAGGAACGAGGTTCCGACGCGCTCCCCCGTCGTCGGTGATTCGTAGGTGAGGACGTCACGGTGCGCCGGGTCGTGCTGGAGGTCGAACAGCTTCGCGTAGGTCAGCGCGTTGTTGCGGAACGCCGGATGCTCGGCGACCTTCGAAGTCACCTTCTCGCCGTCGACGTACAACTCCGGCGTCATCGCGTTGAGCTTGTCGAGATACTGCCGTCCGGTACGGGCTCCCATGTCGTGCTCCTTCTCGAGGGGGACGTCGTTGTCAGAACAGGGATTCGTGGCCTTGCACGGATTCGTGGATGGTCGAGAACTGCCCGTCGACGAAGCCGAGCGCGTCACCGGATCGGTAGTCGAACTCCCGCACCTCGCCGAGGAACAGGGTGTGGTCGCCGCCGTCGTAGGCGGCCCATGACGTGCAGTCGAACCAGCTGAGGACGCCGCCGAGCCGCGGCGCGTGCCCGCCTTCGACCCAGACCGGCGCCCCTTCGGGAGTCGGGCGGCCGGCGAAGTTCATCGCGAGCGCCTCCTGTTCCGCACCGAGGACGTTGACCGCGAAGGGGCGGCCCGTGAGCAGGTCGTGGCTCTTCACGGTCCGCTGGATCGAGACGAGCACCAGCGGCGGATCCATCGAAACCGCGGTGAAGGAGTTCACCGTCAGGCCGTGCCGTTTCACCGTCCCATCGGCCGCGGTGGCGTCGAAGGTCACGACGGCGACACCCGTCGCGAACCGGCCGAGACAGCCTCGGAAGAACTGCGCGGGAGGCCGATAGAGATTCGAGCCCGGCGGAAAGCTGGACTCACGCGACATCGTGACCACTCCAGTTCGATCCTGTTCTATAATCGAACAAACAGTTCAATTATCGAAACGGATCGTATATGATGGCTTCGGACCCCCGCAAGACTTCCAGCACGTCTCAGACGCTCAGCCGAGGCATCCGCGTGCTCGAAGTCCTCGCCGACGCACGAGAAGCACTCAGCGTCGACCAGATCGCCGAAGGCCTCGGCGTCCATCGGTCGATCGCGTACCGGCTCATCCGCACACTCGAGGACCACGGGCTTCTCGTCCGGGAGCACGCGGGAAGATTCGAACTCGGGACGCGGCTGGCCGCGCTCGCGGCGGGGATCAAGCACGACCTGCAGGCCGCCGCGCTGCCCGAACTGACCGCGGTCGCGAACGAACTCGGCATGACGTGTTTCGTGGCGGTGATGGACCGCGAAGAATGCGTGACCCTGGTCAGCGTGGAACCCCGGCACGCCGTCGCGTCCGTCGCGCAGCGCCCGGGGTCCAGGCATCCACTCACCGCGGGCGCACCCGGCCGCGCCATCCTTTCCCAGCTGCCGTCCGAAGACTGGTCCCGGGAAGTACGAGAAACGGCCGCCCGCGGATACGCGGACAGCCAGGGCGAAGTGATCGAGAACCTGAGCTCGGTGGCGGTGCCCCTCCCCCTGCGCGGTCACGATCCGGCGGCACTCGCCGTCGTCCATCTGTCGAGCACACGGGCCCCCGCCGAGCTCGCGGAGCGGCTCAAGGCGGCGGCGAAGGCCGTCCGTGACGCTCTCGGCGGATGAGCGTCACGGACGGACTGCTCACTTCTCGAACGCGGTCACTTACCGAATCGGAGCGGGCTCACCGCCTGCTCGGCTTCGTGGTCCGGTCCGAGCGGGATCCCCGACCGGTCCCGCAGCAGCAAGGTGGCGACGAGGCCGACGACGGTCATCCCCGCCAGGTAAACGGCCACGGACATCGACGTGCCGGTCGCGCCGACCAGGGCGGTCGCGATCGTCGGCGCGAAAGCGCCACCGAGGATCGCACCGAGCGCGTAGGAGATCGAAACACCGGAGAACCGGATCGAGGCGGGGAACAGCTCCGCGTAGAACGCGGCTTGTTGACCGTAGGTGAACCCTAGACCGACACTGAGGATGACCAACCCGAGCGCCAGCAACACGATGTTGCCGCTGTCCACCAACGGAAAGAGCACCGCGACGCCGGCGAGCTGCGCGATCCAGCCCAGTACGTAGGTGCGCCGCCTGCCGATCCGGTCGGACACCGCGCCCGCCGCCCACGTCGAGAGCAACCAGGTCGCCGCCGACGCGGTCACCGCCCACAACACCGGTCCGCGGTCGAGGCCGATCGGCCCCTTCGGGTTGGTCGCGTAGTTCTGGATGTAACCGCCGGTGGTCATGTAGCCGACGGCGTTGTTGCCCGCGAACACCAGCGCGGCCACCAGGACGAGCACGGAGTGCTTGCGGAACAGCTGGATGATCGGGGTCCGGGTCTGCTCGCGGCGTTCGGCGATCTCCCGGAAGACGGGGCTCTCCTCGACCCGGCGCCGCACGTAGTGGCCGACCAGGATCAGCCCGACGCTGAGCAGGAACGGAATCCGCCAGCCCCAGTCGAGGAACGCCTGGCCGGGAACGAGCAGGCTGGTCAGCGCGAGGACACCGGAGGCCAGCAGCAGGCCGAGCGGAACGCCGATCTGCGGCGAGGCACCGAAGAGACCCCTTCGCCGAGGCGGCGCGTGTTCGACGGCCATCAGCACGGCGCCGCCCCATTCACCGCCCGCCGAAACCCCTTGCAGGATCCGCAGCAGGATCAGCAGCACCGGCGCGAGGACCCCGATCTGGTCGAAGGTCGGGAGCACACCGATCAGCGTGGTCGCGGCACCCATCAGGATCAAGGTGAGCACCAAGACCACACGACGGCCGTACTTGTCGCCGAAATGCCCGGCCAGGAAGGCACCGAGCGGACGGAACAGGAAGCTCACGCCCACCGTGGCGAAGGAAACGAGGGTGCTGTTGGCACCGAGACCGGAGAAGAACAGCTTGCCGAACACGAGGCCGGCGGCGGACGCGTAAACGAAGAAGTCGTACCACTCGACCGTGGTGCCGACGACGGTCGCGAAGGCGACCCGGCGCCGATCGGAAGACGGTGGGGCGGTCCGGCCGGGCGTGCGGGCATCCTGCGCTGGATTCGACACCTTGACTCCTTTGACCTGGGCCTGACGCGAGTGGCGGCCCGCTGGGATCCCGGGCGAGGCGAAGGCCACTCGGTGACCACCTTGCCACTGTGGCACAGAATCATATACGTTATTAGATACGAAGCAAGGGTCGAGGGATTCAGGGGAACATGGGCACTCACGAGACATCAGCGCCTTCCGGCCGCGCGTCCGGTCCGCTGGACACCCGGCCGGGCAAGATCATCGCCGTCCATCTCAGCTACGCGTCACGGGCCGCGCAGCGCGGGCGGCGTCCGGCGAACCCGTCGTACTTCTTCAAACCGTCGAGCTCGATCGGCACGTCCGGCGGCACGGTCGAACGTCCAGCCGGGACCGAACTGCTGGCCTTCGAGGGTGAGATCGCGCTGGTCATCGGCACCACGGCCCGGTGGGTCGAACCCGACAAGGCGTGGGAGCACGTCGCCGCGGTCACCGCCGCGAACGACTTCGGTCTCTACGATCTGCGTGCGGCGGACAAGGGCTCCAACGTCCGGTCCAAGGGCGGTGACGGCTACACCCCGCTCGGCCCCGGCCTCATCGACGCACGTGACATCGATCCCTCGTCGCTGCGTATCCGCACCTGGGTGAACGGCGACCTGGTGCAGGAGGACAGCACGGCCGGGCTGCTGTTTCCGTTGCGGCAGTTCGTTTCCGACCTCTCCCAGCACTTCACCCTCGAACCGGGCGACGTCATCCTCACCGGCACTCCCGCCGGTTCGACGGTGGTCTCCCCCGGCGACGTCGTGGTGGTCGAAGTGGACGTACCCGGCACCTCCGCCAGCAGCGGACGGCTGCACACCACCGTCACCCAGGGAATCCGGTCCTTTTCGGACACCGGCGGCCTACCCGAGGTCGACGACAAGCAGCGCGCCGAGGCTTGGGGCACGCCGGTGGAGGAAGCTGCCGGGAAGGACAGTCCCGCGATCGGCGAGGAGCTCCGGGCCAAGCTACTGCGCGCACCTGTCGCCGGCTTGTCCGCCCAGCTGCGCAAGCGGGGCTTGAACAACGTCGCGATCGACGGTGTACGCCCGAATCTGCCCGGCTCGAAGGTCGTCGGCACGGCGAGGACCTTGCGTTTCGTCCCGAACCGCGAAGACCTGTTCAAGTCCCACGGCGGCGGCTACAACGCGCAGAAACGCCTGTTCGACTCGGTCGGCAGCGGCGAGGTGATCGTCATCGAAGCCCGCGGTGACAAGGGTTCCGGAACGCTCGGGGACGTCTTGGCGTTGCGGGCACGCTATCTCGGCGCGGCCGGGGTGATCACCGACGGCGGGGTCCGTGACTTCGAAGCCGTCGCCGCGACCGGGCTCCCGGTGTTCTCCCAGGGCCCGCATCCGGCGGTCCTCGGCCGCAAGCACGTGCCGTGGGACACCGACGTCGCGGTCGCCTGCGGCGGTGCCACCGTGCTGCCCGGCGACATCATCGTCGGGGACGACGACGGCGTGGTCGTCATCCCGCCGGCGCTGGCCGAAGAGGTCGCCGACGCGACACTCGTCCAGGAGGACGAGGACGCCTGGATCGCCGAGCAGGTCGGCCAGGGCCGCCCGATCGAGGGGCTCTTCCCGCTGAACCAGTCGTGGCGGGAAAGGTATGAGGCATGGCAGAAGAAGCAGTGAAGACCACCAGCAAGTCCGAACTCGCCTACGAGTGGCTGCGGGAGCGGATCGCCCGGCACGAGTACGGGCCCGGCTACCGGCTCGTTCTCGCCGAGATCGCCGGCGCGCTCGACATGAGCGTCGTCCCGGTGCGCGAGGCGATCCGGCGGCTGGAGGCCGAACGGCTGGTGACCTTCGAGCGCAACGTCGGCGCGCGCGTGGCGATGGTGGACCAGAACGAGTACGTCCACGCGATGCAGACCCTCGGCGTGGTCGAAGGGGTCGCCACCGCGCTGTCCGCGCCCGGACTGTCCGAAGAGGACATCGCGAAAGCACGCCGGGTGAACGAGCGCATGATCGCGCTGCTGGACCACTTCGACGCGCACGAGTTCACCGCGCTGAACCAGCGGTTCCACTCGCTGCTGTTCGCCTGCTGTCCCAACCCGCAGATCCTCGACCTCGTGCACCAGGGTTGGACGCGGCTGTCCGGACTGCGTGACTCGACCTTCGCGTTCATCCCCGACCGCGCACACCGGTCGGTCGAGGAACACGAAAAGCTTCTCCGGCTGATCTCCGGGAAAGCCGACCCGCTCGACATCGAATTCGCCGCGCGCAATCACCGCTGGGCCACCATGCAGGCCTTTTTGGACGCGCGAGAGCGCGCGAAACGCTGACTGAGGAGGAATCTTGACCAGCACGACTCCCCGGCCGATCCCCGACGGCGTCCCGGAGCGGATCCGGCACTACATCGGCGGCGAACTCACCGACTCGGCCGATGGCGCCGTTTTCGACGTCCTCGACCCGGTGACCAACGAGGTCTACGTCCGCGCCGCCGCCGGAAAGAAGGCCGACATCGACCGCGCCGTCGCCGCCGCGCGGAAGGCGTTCACCGAAGGCCCCTGGCCGAAATTGCTGCCGCGCGAGCGTTCGCGCGTGCTGAACCGCATCGCGGATCTCGTCGAGTCGCGGGACAAGCGGCTCGCGGCACTGGAGAGCTTCGACTCGGGCTTGCCGATTTCACAGGCGCTGGGGCAGGCTCGCCGGGCCGCGGAGAACTTCCGGTTCTTCGCCGACCTGATCGTCGCGCAGGCCGACGACACCTACAAGGTGCCCGGCCGTCAGATCAACTACGTCAACCGCAAGCCGATCGGTGTCGCCGGGCTGATCACGCCGTGGAACACCCCGTTCATGCTGGAATCGTGGAAACTCGCCCCCGCGCTGGCGACCGGCAACACCGTCGTGCTCAAACCCGCCGAGTTCACCCCGCTCTCCGCGTCGCTGTGGGCGGAGATCTTCGAAGAGGCCGGGCTCCCGCAGGGCGTGTTCAACCTCGTCAACGGCTTCGGCGAGGACGCGGGCGACGCGCTGGTGAAGCACCCGGACGTCCCGCTCATCTCCTTCACCGGCGAGAGTGGGACCGGCAGCCTGATCTTCGGGAACGCGGCGCCGTTCCTCAAAGGCTTGTCGATGGAGCTGGGCGGCAAGTCACCCGCCATCGTCTTCGCCGACGCCGATCTGGAGACCGCGATCGACGCGACCATCTTCGGCGTGTTCTCCCTCAACGGCGAACGCTGCACGGCGGGCAGCCGGATCCTGGTCGAGCGCGCGATCTACGACGAGTTCGTCGAGCGGTACGCCGCGCAAGCCGAACGGGTGGTGGTGGGTGACCCGAGCGAGCCCGGGACCGAGGTCGGCGCATTGGTGCATCCCGAGCACTACGAAAAGGTCATGAAGTACATCGAGATCGGGAAGACCGAGGCCAGGCTGGTCGCCGGCGGCGGCCGCCCCGACGGCTTCCCGACCGGGAACTACGTGGCGCCGACGGTGTTCGCCGACGTCGAACCGGACGCCCGGATCTTCCAGGAGGAAATCTTCGGCCCGGTCGTCGCGATCACGCCGTTCGACACCGAGGAAGAGGCGCTCGAACTCGCGAACAACACGAAGTACGGGCTCGCGGCCTACGTCTGGACCAACGACCTCAAGCGGGCGCACAACTTCGCGCAGTCCGTCGAGGCGGGCATGGTGTGGCTCAACTCGAACAACGTCCGTGATCTGCGCACCCCCTTCGGCGGGGTCAAGGCGTCCGGACTGGGGCACGAGGGCGGCTACCGCTCGATCGACTTCTACACCGACCAGCAGGCGGTGCACATCAATCTCGGCGAGGTGCACAACCCCGCCTTCGGCAAGGGCTGACCCCGTTCCCCGTCCACGAAGGATGACGCAATGAAGCCGATCCCCACCCCCAAATCACCGCCGCCGGACGTCCTGCGCTGCGCGTACATGGAACTCGTCGTCACCGACCTGGCGCGGTCACGTGCCTTCTACGCCGACGTCCTCGGACTGACGGTGACCGAAGAGGACGACACCACGGTCAGCCTCCGCACGATCGACGAGTTCATCCATCACAACCTCGTACTGCGCCAGGGCCCGGTCGCCGCGGTCGCGGCGTTCTCCTACCGGGTGCGGTCGCCGGAGGACCTGGACAAGGCCGTCGCGTTCTACACCGAACTGGGCTGCCGGGTGGAACGCAAGGAAAACGGTTTCATCAGGGGCATCGGGGACTCGGTGCGCGTGCAGGACCCGCTCGGCTTCCCGCTCGAGTTCTTCCACGACGTCCAGCACGTCGACCGGCTCAGCTGGCGCTACGACCTGCACGTTCCGGGCGCTCTCGTCCGGCTCGACCACTTCAACCAGGTCACGCCGGACGTCCCGCTCGCGGTCAAGCACATGGAGGACCTCGATTTCCGGGTCACCGAAGACATCCAGGACGACCAGGGCGTCACCTACGCGGCCTGGATGCGCCGCAAGCCGACCGTGCACGACACCGCGATGACCGGTGGCGACGGACCGCGGATGCACCACGTCGCCTTCGCCACCCACGAGAAGCACAACATCCTGTCCATCTGCGACAAACTCGGCTCACTGCGGATGTCGGACCACATCGAACGCGGCCCCGGCAGGCACGGCGTCTCGAACGCATTCTACCTGTACCTGCGCGACCCGGACGGGCACCGCGTCGAGATCTACACGCAGGACTACTACACCGGTGACCCCGACAACCCGGTCGTCACCTGGGACGTGCACGACAATCAGCGCCGCGACTGGTGGGGCACGCCGGTGGTCCCGTCCTGGTACACCGACGCCTCCCTCGTGCTCGACCTCGACGGTAAACCGCAGCCGGTGGCCGCGAGAACCGAGGACAGCGAACTGGAGGTCACCATCGGCGCCGACGGCTTCTCCTACACCCGCAAGGGTGACGACGACGGCGAACTGCCGGCCTGGAAACAGGGCGAGTACAAACTCGGCAACCAGCTCTGAGGCGGGAACATGCTCGAACAGGAAACGATCACCGCGATCGCCGACGAACTGGCGGCCGCGGAGGAGACCCGGAAGACGATCCCGCTGCTGACGGCACGTTATCCGGAAATGACCGTCGAGGACTCCTATGCCGTGCAGAACGAATGGCGGCGGCGGGGCATCGCGGCGGGGCGCCGTCCGGTCGGCCGCAAGATCGGGCTCACGTCGAAGGTCATGCAGGCCGCCACCGGGATCACCGAACCCGATTACGGCGCCATCTTCGCGGACATGGTGTTCGAGAACGGATCCGTGCTCGAACACAGCCGGTTCTCGAACGTGCGCATCGAGGTCGAGCTGGCCTTCGTGCTCCGTGATTCCCTCGCCGGACCGGACACCACGGTGTTCGACGTCCTGCGCGCGACCGAGTACGTCGTGCCCGCACTGGAGATCCTGTCGTCGCGCATCGAAATGGCGGGACGGACCATCGTGGACACGATCAGCGACAACGCCGCCATGGGCGGGATGGTCTACGGCGGCAATCCGGTCGCCGTGGACGCCGTCGACCTGCGGTGGGTTTCCGCGTTGTTGTACCGCAACGAAACCATCGAGGAATCCGGTGTCGCCGCCGCGGTGTTGAACCATCCCGCGAACGGTGTCGCCTGGCTGGCGAACAAACTCGCGCAGCACGGCGACCACCTCGATCCGGGTGACATCGTGCTGGCGGGCTCGTTCACCCGGCCGATGTGGGTGCGTCCCGGCGACACCGTGACCGCCGACTACCGGGACCTGGGGGCGATCACGTGCCGCTTCGTCTAGACACGCCGTTCCGGGAGCGACTGACTGAGCGACCACGGATCGGCATGTGGGTCACGTCGGGCAGCCCGGTCGTCGCGGAGATCTGCGCGGGCTCCGGACTCGACTGGCTGCTCGTCGACACCGAGCACTCCCCCGCCGGGCTCGAAACGGTGCAAGCGTTACTGCAGACGATCGCCGCGTATCCCATCACGCCGATGGTGCGTGCCCCGTCCGGTGACGCCGTCGCGCTGAAGCAGTTGCTCGACCTGGGCGCGCAGAACCTGCTGGTACCCATGGTCGACAGCGCGGAGGAGGCGGAGGCCGTCGTGCGGGCCGTTCGCTATCCGCCGCGAGGCGTGCGCGGCGTCGGCAGTGCTTTGTCGCGGTCGGCGCGCTGGAACCGCGTCGAGGACTACCTCGCGAAGGCCGAGGAGTTCACGTCGCTGTTCGTCCAGATCGAGTCGACGGCAGGTGTCGCGGCCGCCGCCGAGATCGCCGCTGTCGACGGGGTGGACGGGGTCTTCGTCGGCCCATCCGACCTGGCCGCCTCGATTGGGCTGCTCGGAAAGCAGACGCACCCCGACGTCACAGCGGCCGTCTTGCGCACCTTCGAGGCCGTCCGCGCCCAGGGGAAACCGGTGGGGGTCAACGCGTTCGACCCGGCACAGGCTCAGCGTTACCTTGCTGCCGGCGCTTCTTTCGTGCTGGTGGGCGCCGATGTCACCCTGCTCGCTCAAGGCTCGGAGGCGCTCGCGCGACGGCATGCGGATCATTGAGGGGTCGACTCCAGGGAAGCGTTTCCGGAACTCAAGCCGGACACCGGCCTTTATGCCGATCTCGGCCTCATCTGTCCACAAGGACACACCGCCTCCTTCATACGCCCGATTCACGGGCTTTCCTGAGGTCGTAAGTGGTGATGATCGCCCT encodes the following:
- a CDS encoding MFS transporter; the protein is MSNPAQDARTPGRTAPPSSDRRRVAFATVVGTTVEWYDFFVYASAAGLVFGKLFFSGLGANSTLVSFATVGVSFLFRPLGAFLAGHFGDKYGRRVVLVLTLILMGAATTLIGVLPTFDQIGVLAPVLLILLRILQGVSAGGEWGGAVLMAVEHAPPRRRGLFGASPQIGVPLGLLLASGVLALTSLLVPGQAFLDWGWRIPFLLSVGLILVGHYVRRRVEESPVFREIAERREQTRTPIIQLFRKHSVLVLVAALVFAGNNAVGYMTTGGYIQNYATNPKGPIGLDRGPVLWAVTASAATWLLSTWAAGAVSDRIGRRRTYVLGWIAQLAGVAVLFPLVDSGNIVLLALGLVILSVGLGFTYGQQAAFYAELFPASIRFSGVSISYALGAILGGAFAPTIATALVGATGTSMSVAVYLAGMTVVGLVATLLLRDRSGIPLGPDHEAEQAVSPLRFGK
- a CDS encoding flavin reductase family protein, with the protein product MSRESSFPPGSNLYRPPAQFFRGCLGRFATGVAVVTFDATAADGTVKRHGLTVNSFTAVSMDPPLVLVSIQRTVKSHDLLTGRPFAVNVLGAEQEALAMNFAGRPTPEGAPVWVEGGHAPRLGGVLSWFDCTSWAAYDGGDHTLFLGEVREFDYRSGDALGFVDGQFSTIHESVQGHESLF
- a CDS encoding fumarylacetoacetate hydrolase family protein — its product is MGTHETSAPSGRASGPLDTRPGKIIAVHLSYASRAAQRGRRPANPSYFFKPSSSIGTSGGTVERPAGTELLAFEGEIALVIGTTARWVEPDKAWEHVAAVTAANDFGLYDLRAADKGSNVRSKGGDGYTPLGPGLIDARDIDPSSLRIRTWVNGDLVQEDSTAGLLFPLRQFVSDLSQHFTLEPGDVILTGTPAGSTVVSPGDVVVVEVDVPGTSASSGRLHTTVTQGIRSFSDTGGLPEVDDKQRAEAWGTPVEEAAGKDSPAIGEELRAKLLRAPVAGLSAQLRKRGLNNVAIDGVRPNLPGSKVVGTARTLRFVPNREDLFKSHGGGYNAQKRLFDSVGSGEVIVIEARGDKGSGTLGDVLALRARYLGAAGVITDGGVRDFEAVAATGLPVFSQGPHPAVLGRKHVPWDTDVAVACGGATVLPGDIIVGDDDGVVVIPPALAEEVADATLVQEDEDAWIAEQVGQGRPIEGLFPLNQSWRERYEAWQKKQ
- the hpaH gene encoding 2-oxo-hept-4-ene-1,7-dioate hydratase, yielding MLEQETITAIADELAAAEETRKTIPLLTARYPEMTVEDSYAVQNEWRRRGIAAGRRPVGRKIGLTSKVMQAATGITEPDYGAIFADMVFENGSVLEHSRFSNVRIEVELAFVLRDSLAGPDTTVFDVLRATEYVVPALEILSSRIEMAGRTIVDTISDNAAMGGMVYGGNPVAVDAVDLRWVSALLYRNETIEESGVAAAVLNHPANGVAWLANKLAQHGDHLDPGDIVLAGSFTRPMWVRPGDTVTADYRDLGAITCRFV
- a CDS encoding aldolase/citrate lyase family protein; the protein is MWVTSGSPVVAEICAGSGLDWLLVDTEHSPAGLETVQALLQTIAAYPITPMVRAPSGDAVALKQLLDLGAQNLLVPMVDSAEEAEAVVRAVRYPPRGVRGVGSALSRSARWNRVEDYLAKAEEFTSLFVQIESTAGVAAAAEIAAVDGVDGVFVGPSDLAASIGLLGKQTHPDVTAAVLRTFEAVRAQGKPVGVNAFDPAQAQRYLAAGASFVLVGADVTLLAQGSEALARRHADH
- a CDS encoding helix-turn-helix domain-containing protein translates to MASDPRKTSSTSQTLSRGIRVLEVLADAREALSVDQIAEGLGVHRSIAYRLIRTLEDHGLLVREHAGRFELGTRLAALAAGIKHDLQAAALPELTAVANELGMTCFVAVMDREECVTLVSVEPRHAVASVAQRPGSRHPLTAGAPGRAILSQLPSEDWSREVRETAARGYADSQGEVIENLSSVAVPLPLRGHDPAALAVVHLSSTRAPAELAERLKAAAKAVRDALGG
- the hpaD gene encoding 3,4-dihydroxyphenylacetate 2,3-dioxygenase, which codes for MKPIPTPKSPPPDVLRCAYMELVVTDLARSRAFYADVLGLTVTEEDDTTVSLRTIDEFIHHNLVLRQGPVAAVAAFSYRVRSPEDLDKAVAFYTELGCRVERKENGFIRGIGDSVRVQDPLGFPLEFFHDVQHVDRLSWRYDLHVPGALVRLDHFNQVTPDVPLAVKHMEDLDFRVTEDIQDDQGVTYAAWMRRKPTVHDTAMTGGDGPRMHHVAFATHEKHNILSICDKLGSLRMSDHIERGPGRHGVSNAFYLYLRDPDGHRVEIYTQDYYTGDPDNPVVTWDVHDNQRRDWWGTPVVPSWYTDASLVLDLDGKPQPVAARTEDSELEVTIGADGFSYTRKGDDDGELPAWKQGEYKLGNQL
- the hpaE gene encoding 5-carboxymethyl-2-hydroxymuconate semialdehyde dehydrogenase; amino-acid sequence: MTSTTPRPIPDGVPERIRHYIGGELTDSADGAVFDVLDPVTNEVYVRAAAGKKADIDRAVAAARKAFTEGPWPKLLPRERSRVLNRIADLVESRDKRLAALESFDSGLPISQALGQARRAAENFRFFADLIVAQADDTYKVPGRQINYVNRKPIGVAGLITPWNTPFMLESWKLAPALATGNTVVLKPAEFTPLSASLWAEIFEEAGLPQGVFNLVNGFGEDAGDALVKHPDVPLISFTGESGTGSLIFGNAAPFLKGLSMELGGKSPAIVFADADLETAIDATIFGVFSLNGERCTAGSRILVERAIYDEFVERYAAQAERVVVGDPSEPGTEVGALVHPEHYEKVMKYIEIGKTEARLVAGGGRPDGFPTGNYVAPTVFADVEPDARIFQEEIFGPVVAITPFDTEEEALELANNTKYGLAAYVWTNDLKRAHNFAQSVEAGMVWLNSNNVRDLRTPFGGVKASGLGHEGGYRSIDFYTDQQAVHINLGEVHNPAFGKG
- a CDS encoding GntR family transcriptional regulator; this encodes MAEEAVKTTSKSELAYEWLRERIARHEYGPGYRLVLAEIAGALDMSVVPVREAIRRLEAERLVTFERNVGARVAMVDQNEYVHAMQTLGVVEGVATALSAPGLSEEDIAKARRVNERMIALLDHFDAHEFTALNQRFHSLLFACCPNPQILDLVHQGWTRLSGLRDSTFAFIPDRAHRSVEEHEKLLRLISGKADPLDIEFAARNHRWATMQAFLDARERAKR